A stretch of the Bordetella genomosp. 8 genome encodes the following:
- a CDS encoding helix-turn-helix transcriptional regulator: MHVAPVLFVTHDDLLWKHWSGLDARRWLPARGRALTDLARWREQGRSLVVVDADLPKLPAWTSEQWTGAIVGLRTVVASAKPHDEQGTKVLASGAVGYCHAYAPASLMNQVLEVVDAGEIWMGRSLVTRLLRLVENRAGGGKEEWHANALTEREGVVARRAAVGEANVEIAAALGITERTVKAHLSSVFEKLGVSDRLQLALKVHGISR; encoded by the coding sequence ATGCACGTGGCACCGGTTCTGTTCGTCACCCATGACGATCTGCTGTGGAAACACTGGTCAGGCCTGGATGCGCGCCGCTGGTTGCCGGCGCGAGGCCGGGCGCTGACCGACCTGGCGCGCTGGCGCGAGCAGGGGCGGTCGCTGGTCGTGGTGGATGCGGACCTGCCCAAGCTGCCGGCCTGGACGTCCGAGCAGTGGACCGGCGCCATCGTCGGCTTGCGCACCGTCGTCGCCAGCGCCAAGCCGCATGACGAGCAGGGGACCAAGGTGCTGGCGTCCGGCGCCGTCGGTTATTGCCATGCCTACGCGCCGGCGTCGCTCATGAACCAGGTGCTGGAAGTGGTCGACGCCGGAGAAATCTGGATGGGCCGGTCCCTGGTGACCCGGCTGCTGCGCCTGGTGGAAAACAGGGCAGGAGGGGGGAAGGAGGAGTGGCACGCCAACGCCCTGACCGAGCGCGAGGGCGTGGTGGCGCGCCGGGCCGCGGTGGGCGAGGCCAACGTCGAGATCGCCGCGGCGCTGGGAATCACCGAGCGGACGGTCAAGGCGCACCTGTCGTCTGTCTTCGAGAAGCTGGGCGTCAGCGACCGCCTGCAGCTGGCGCTGAAAGTCCACGGCATCAGCCGTTGA